The proteins below are encoded in one region of Lactuca sativa cultivar Salinas chromosome 3, Lsat_Salinas_v11, whole genome shotgun sequence:
- the LOC111917115 gene encoding uncharacterized protein LOC111917115, with product MAPPARLNQLQMEQVRNIVAEEFNNAFNELIPGVTNDIINQVKALLDERLAAIPGGALSAPPVRDSAYYFEKFNKCSPPLWNGESDPVAAKHWVSDVEGAFMTVGCPDQYKVVIAMNQLRKRGKTWWNTITALLNEEEEFPTLSAIMDAARRREIELQTQTKRKANDTSSKTSGDAQKKQKQGGKSRYEYKPSSSQGEKNPLICYNCKKPGHHWKNCRAPPASAVPQITSTAPVCYHCNETGHKKPECPKLKAGKGSGGTNPAIASSSKGPTMVTRGRAHQMTADEPVITATVAGTYLLDSEPAVVMFDSGATHSFVSRAFINRLGCSIRKLARPMVVEVADNRTIYVTDVYRGCTLEFSGVEFPIDLIPIAMRELCVIVGMDWLDAFDAEIHCRKKQVRVRNPRGGELIIQGDIPRLAMASCSSAIALDDVPIVSDFNDVFP from the exons ATGGCTCCGCCTGCTCGCcttaatcagctccaaatggAGCAAGTTAGGAATATTGTCGCTGAGGAATTCAATAACGCTTTCAATGAATTAATCCCGGGCGTGACCAATGACATAATCAACCAGGTCAAAGCTCTTCTGGATGAGCGCCTCGCAGCTATTCCCGGGGGAGCGTTATCGGCTCCGCCCGTTCGGGATTCGGCATACTACTTCGAGAAGTTCAACAAGTGTAGCCCTCCTCTTTGGAATGGTGAATCCGACCCAGTTGCTGCTAAGCATTGGGTGTCAGATGTTGAGGGCGCCTTCATGACTGTTGGGTGTCCGGACCAGTACAAAGTTGTGATCGCCATGAATCAGCTGCGAAAAAGGGGAAAGACATGGTGGAACACCATCACCGCTCTATTAAACGAGGAAGAA GAGTTCCCGACTTTATCCGCGATCATGGATGCAGCGAggaggagggaaatcgagttgcagACCCAGACCAAGAGGAAGGCCAATGACACCTCCTCCAAGACATCCGGAGATGCCCAGAAAAAGCAAAAGCAGGGTGGTAAGTCAAGGTATGAGTACAAGCCGTCTTCAAGTCAGGGCGAGAAAAATCCGTTGATATGCTACAACTGTAAAAAGCCAGGGCATCATTGGAAGAATTGTAGGGCTCCCCCTGCGAGTGCAGTTCCTCAGATTACTTCTACTGCTCCCGTCTGCTATCACTGCAACGAGACGGGACACAAGAAGCCGGAATGTCCGAAGTTGAAGGCTGGTAAAGGAAGCGGGGGTACAAATCCTGCAATTGCATCGTCTTCTAAGGGACCCACTATGGTGACACGAGGTCGTGCTCACCAGATGACTGCGGATGAGCCGGTGATTACCGCGACAGTGGCAG GCACTTATTTGCTAGATTCCGAGCCTGctgttgttatgtttgatagcgGTGCTACCCATTCTTTTGTATCTCGCGCGTTTATTAATCGTCTGGGGTGTAGTATCAGAAAATTGGCTCGCCCAATGGTTGTCGAAGTTGCCGACAACCGCACTATTTATGTCACCGATGTCTATCGGGGTTGCACTCTCGAGTTTTCTGGAGTTGAATTCCCTATTGATCTTATCCCTATTGCGATGCGAGAGCTCTGTgttatcgtaggcatggattggcttgatGCGTTTGATGCGGAAATCCACTGTCGTAAGAAGCAAGTTCGTGTTCGAAACCCTAGAGGTGGAGAACTTATTATTCAGGGGGACATTCCCCGCCTGGCTATGGCTTCTTGCTCTTCTGCTATAGCACTAGACGACGTTCCTATCGTTTCCGACTTCAACGATGTCTTTCCGTAG